One region of Roseiconus lacunae genomic DNA includes:
- a CDS encoding Vgb family protein yields the protein MYSFAAFLLAVGLMLPSHTVIGQESQESPAPDQSRYTAKPVEIPSPIEAEGAEVNYPRAVSIRDNQLFVVDLDLPGIWTQTLGKEDAKSVFTPGTKLLRRPMNRPWCVVPHPDGGLLIGDSATREIYHAKETGVKLVALNGGYLGIPMALAVDSAGESIYVGDAERRAVFRLPIAGGKPELVARVNARGLSFDADGALWAITPDADAVIKIDVKSGEAVTVVGDRPYQFPNGLVWAGEEGFVTDGYGKSIWRFTADGKTEKWFEGEPLQGPVGITADDEAVYVADPRSKQVFRLDRKTKAVEPTL from the coding sequence ATGTACTCCTTCGCTGCGTTTCTGCTGGCGGTCGGTTTGATGCTGCCCAGTCATACGGTGATCGGCCAAGAATCGCAGGAGTCGCCTGCCCCCGATCAATCTCGGTACACGGCAAAGCCCGTCGAAATCCCCTCGCCGATCGAGGCCGAGGGTGCGGAGGTGAATTATCCCCGAGCGGTCTCGATCCGAGACAACCAACTGTTCGTGGTTGACTTGGATCTTCCCGGGATCTGGACTCAAACGCTTGGGAAGGAGGACGCAAAGTCGGTCTTCACGCCAGGCACCAAGCTGCTGCGTCGACCGATGAACCGCCCTTGGTGTGTTGTCCCCCATCCCGACGGTGGATTATTGATTGGCGATTCGGCGACCCGCGAGATCTACCACGCGAAAGAGACCGGCGTGAAACTCGTCGCCCTCAACGGCGGCTACCTAGGTATCCCGATGGCCTTGGCGGTTGATAGCGCGGGCGAATCGATCTATGTCGGAGATGCTGAGCGACGGGCCGTCTTCCGTTTACCGATCGCCGGAGGAAAGCCTGAACTCGTTGCTCGCGTCAACGCACGTGGACTTTCATTTGATGCCGATGGTGCACTTTGGGCGATCACACCGGATGCCGACGCGGTCATCAAAATCGACGTAAAATCTGGTGAAGCCGTCACCGTCGTCGGAGATCGTCCGTATCAGTTTCCCAATGGACTCGTTTGGGCCGGTGAAGAAGGGTTTGTCACCGACGGCTATGGAAAATCAATCTGGCGATTCACAGCAGACGGTAAAACCGAAAAGTGGTTTGAAGGCGAACCGCTGCAAGGTCCGGTCGGAATCACGGCTGATGATGAAGCCGTTTATGTGGCCGATCCGCGGAGCAAACAAGTGTTTCGTTTGGATCGAAAGACGAAAGCGGTCGAGCCGACTCTTTAG